A section of the Pseudomonas flavescens genome encodes:
- a CDS encoding PqiC family protein, with the protein MIFKRLPLTLLLAGLLTLTGCSHFMPVSLYQLDGGPSAAKTADKDGMSVLLGPITVADYLQREALLQRQDDGSLSTAGGARWAGSLATDLDRQVLRQLSSRINSQRLVLASDNPGFKAQVQVLLSVTRLDSGPRQPAVLEAQWRLVGREGQLLDTRLVHLEEKHKGAVADQVRAQSAVVQQLVEQLASAVKNHGNTPIAAEEPRKKAPTPAARQEPPKMPVAEPIRIDAEVFRF; encoded by the coding sequence ATGATTTTCAAGCGGCTTCCTCTCACGCTACTCCTCGCTGGTCTGCTGACGCTGACTGGCTGTTCGCATTTCATGCCTGTCTCGCTCTATCAGCTCGACGGTGGCCCAAGCGCCGCCAAGACCGCTGACAAGGACGGGATGAGCGTATTGCTGGGCCCCATTACCGTCGCCGATTATCTGCAGCGTGAAGCGCTGCTGCAGCGTCAGGACGATGGCAGCTTGAGCACCGCAGGCGGTGCCCGTTGGGCCGGCAGCCTGGCCACCGACCTGGATCGCCAGGTGCTGCGCCAGCTGTCGAGCCGGATCAACAGTCAGCGCCTGGTGCTCGCTTCGGATAACCCGGGCTTCAAGGCCCAGGTGCAGGTACTGCTGTCCGTAACCCGCCTGGACTCCGGTCCCCGTCAGCCTGCGGTGCTCGAAGCGCAATGGCGGCTGGTCGGTCGGGAAGGGCAATTGCTCGATACCCGGCTGGTGCACCTGGAAGAGAAGCACAAGGGGGCGGTCGCCGATCAGGTGCGTGCCCAGAGCGCGGTGGTGCAGCAACTGGTCGAGCAATTGGCGAGCGCGGTGAAGAACCACGGCAATACGCCGATCGCCGCCGAGGAGCCACGCAAGAAGGCACCGACCCCGGCAGCGCGTCAGGAGCCACCGAAGATGCCGGTGGCCGAGCCGATCCGCATCGATGCGGAAGTCTTCCGCTTCTGA
- the parC gene encoding DNA topoisomerase IV subunit A, producing MSETLDLSLDGVERRSLADFTEQAYLNYSMYVIMDRALPHIGDGLKPVQRRIVYAMSELGLDADSKHKKSARTVGDVLGKFHPHGDSACYEAMVLMAQPFSYRYTLVDGQGNWGAPDDPKSFAAMRYTEARLSRYSEVLLSELGQGTVDWVPNFDGTLNEPATLPARLPNLLLNGTTGIAVGMATDVPPHNLREVAAACVRLLDEPKATVEQLCEHVLGPDYPTEAEVITPRADLLKIYQTGRGSIRMRAVYSVEDGDIVVTSLPHQVSGAKVLEQIAAMMQAKPSKAPQIADLRDESDHENPCRIVIIPTNSRVDHEALMQHLFASTDLESSYRVNTNVIGLDGKPQVKDLRTLLVEWLQYRVGTVRRRLQFRLDKVEHRMHLLEGRLIAFLNLDEVIHIIRTEDQPKPVLMERFGLTEIQAEYILETRLRQLARLEEMQIRGEQDALSKERDKLLALLGSETKLKKLVRKEIIEDAEKYGDDRRSPIVERAEAKALSEHDLLPNEKITVVLSEKGWVRSAKGHEIDATGLSYKAGDGFKTAAPGRSNQYAVFIDSTGRSYSLAAHTLPSARGQGEPLTGRLTPPPGASFECVLMPDDEALYVIASDAGYGFVVKGEDLQAKNKAGKALLSLPNGARVVAPRPLANREEDWLAAVTTEGRLLLFKVADLPQLGKGKGNKIIGIPGERVASREEYLTDLAVLAPGATLVLQAGKRTLSLKADDLEHYKGERGRRGNKLPRGFQRVDALLVE from the coding sequence ATGAGCGAAACCCTCGATCTGAGCCTGGACGGTGTCGAACGCCGCTCCCTTGCCGACTTTACCGAGCAGGCTTATCTCAATTACTCGATGTACGTGATCATGGATCGCGCGCTGCCGCACATCGGCGACGGCCTCAAGCCCGTGCAGCGGCGCATCGTCTATGCCATGAGCGAACTGGGTCTGGATGCCGACTCCAAGCACAAGAAGTCGGCGCGTACCGTCGGTGACGTGCTCGGCAAGTTCCACCCGCACGGCGACTCGGCCTGCTACGAAGCCATGGTGCTGATGGCGCAGCCGTTCAGCTACCGCTACACCCTGGTCGATGGTCAGGGTAACTGGGGGGCGCCGGACGATCCCAAGTCCTTCGCCGCCATGCGTTACACCGAGGCACGCCTGTCGCGCTATTCCGAGGTGCTGCTGAGCGAGCTCGGCCAGGGCACGGTGGACTGGGTGCCGAACTTCGATGGCACCCTGAACGAGCCGGCGACGCTGCCGGCACGCCTGCCCAACCTGCTGCTCAATGGCACCACCGGCATCGCCGTGGGCATGGCCACCGATGTACCGCCGCATAACCTGCGTGAGGTCGCGGCCGCCTGCGTGCGTCTGCTCGACGAGCCCAAGGCCACGGTGGAGCAACTTTGCGAGCATGTGCTCGGCCCGGATTATCCGACCGAGGCGGAGGTCATCACCCCGCGTGCCGACCTGCTGAAGATCTACCAGACCGGCCGTGGCTCGATACGTATGCGCGCCGTGTACAGCGTCGAGGATGGTGACATCGTGGTCACCTCGCTGCCCCATCAGGTGTCTGGCGCCAAGGTGCTGGAACAGATCGCCGCGATGATGCAGGCCAAGCCCTCGAAGGCACCGCAGATCGCCGATTTGCGCGATGAGTCCGATCATGAGAACCCCTGCCGTATCGTGATCATCCCGACCAACAGCCGCGTCGATCACGAAGCGCTGATGCAGCACCTGTTCGCCAGCACCGACCTGGAGTCCAGCTACCGAGTCAACACCAACGTCATCGGTCTCGACGGCAAGCCGCAGGTCAAGGATCTGCGCACCCTGCTGGTCGAATGGCTGCAGTATCGCGTGGGCACCGTGCGCCGCCGCCTGCAGTTCCGCCTGGACAAGGTCGAGCATCGCATGCATTTGCTGGAAGGCCGTTTGATCGCCTTCCTCAACCTCGACGAAGTGATCCACATCATTCGTACCGAGGATCAGCCCAAGCCGGTGCTGATGGAGCGCTTCGGCCTCACCGAGATACAGGCCGAGTACATCCTCGAAACCCGCCTGCGCCAACTTGCCCGCCTCGAAGAAATGCAGATCCGCGGCGAGCAGGACGCGCTGAGTAAGGAACGCGACAAGCTGCTTGCCCTGCTGGGCAGCGAGACCAAGCTGAAGAAGCTGGTGCGCAAGGAAATCATCGAAGACGCCGAGAAGTACGGTGATGATCGCCGTTCGCCGATCGTCGAGCGTGCCGAGGCCAAGGCGCTGTCCGAGCACGATCTGCTGCCGAACGAAAAGATCACCGTGGTGCTCTCGGAAAAAGGCTGGGTGCGCTCGGCCAAGGGGCACGAAATCGATGCCACCGGCCTGTCCTACAAGGCTGGCGATGGCTTCAAGACCGCAGCACCGGGACGCTCCAACCAGTACGCCGTGTTCATCGACTCCACGGGACGTAGCTATTCGCTTGCCGCCCACACTCTGCCATCGGCCCGTGGCCAGGGCGAGCCGTTGACCGGTCGTCTGACGCCGCCGCCAGGGGCCAGCTTCGAATGCGTGCTGATGCCCGATGACGAGGCGCTGTACGTGATCGCGTCGGACGCCGGCTATGGTTTCGTGGTCAAGGGCGAAGATTTGCAGGCCAAGAACAAGGCCGGCAAGGCCCTGCTCAGCCTGCCCAATGGCGCGCGGGTAGTGGCGCCAAGGCCGCTGGCCAATCGCGAGGAGGACTGGTTGGCGGCCGTCACCACCGAAGGTCGTCTGCTGCTGTTCAAGGTCGCCGACCTGCCGCAACTGGGCAAGGGCAAAGGCAACAAGATCATTGGCATTCCGGGTGAGCGTGTCGCCAGCCGTGAGGAATACCTCACCGACCTGGCCGTGCTGGCCCCGGGCGCGACGCTTGTATTGCAGGCTGGCAAGCGTACCCTGTCTCTCAAGGCCGACGATCTCGAGCACTACAAGGGTGAGCGTGGCCGACGTGGCAACAAATTGCCGCGTGGATTCCAGCGCGTCGACGCCTTGCTGGTCGAGTAG
- a CDS encoding retropepsin-like aspartic protease family protein — protein MSEQTAGRRAGRVMLVLAWGAGLLLATHFFGKWEEDKRHPNRQPQSVHGSDYVEVRLASSPGGHYLVDGQINGDSVTFLLDTGATQVAIPSQVARSLGLQSGAPVQISTANGRATAHRTRLERLQLGDIVLHDVSALIAPGMDGDEILLGMSALKQLEFSQRDGTLMLRQSTLQ, from the coding sequence GTGAGCGAGCAGACCGCCGGCCGTCGTGCCGGCCGGGTGATGCTGGTCCTGGCTTGGGGGGCGGGGCTGCTGCTGGCCACGCATTTCTTCGGCAAATGGGAAGAGGACAAGCGCCATCCCAACCGTCAGCCGCAGTCGGTGCATGGTAGCGACTATGTCGAGGTGCGCCTGGCCAGCAGTCCCGGTGGGCATTATCTGGTCGATGGGCAGATCAACGGTGACTCGGTGACCTTTCTGCTCGACACCGGCGCCACCCAGGTCGCGATCCCCAGCCAGGTTGCCCGCAGCCTGGGCCTGCAGTCGGGGGCACCTGTGCAGATCAGCACCGCCAATGGCCGCGCCACGGCGCATCGCACGCGTCTGGAGCGCTTGCAGCTTGGCGATATCGTGCTGCATGACGTATCCGCGCTCATCGCGCCAGGCATGGATGGCGACGAAATCCTGCTGGGCATGAGCGCCTTGAAACAACTTGAATTCAGTCAGCGCGACGGCACCTTGATGCTGCGCCAATCAACCTTGCAATGA
- a CDS encoding esterase-like activity of phytase family protein — MMRRLLGVVLFSALTPVLADTPPLEELKLLSEHPVAGMESGNLSGLAWCGDALWAVSDRDDDRLYRLDSSARIWQAEAERFVAPPAPVMPLPWGLRMRAWVSGLVRGGHLDFEGIACDAKGNRYLVSESHAAVLQVPPAADAQWLALPEGMVRQARASGMLLHFNSQFEGIAVDPAGERLWLAAEKERRGLVVVHHRRATWRCEGGCVLLSEGGQEASPDALGGAPAPVDFSGLAFHEEKLFTLERQAHRICRRTPASGDAERCWSFAADALTDERRYPVSYGVAEALSVDAEGAWIGLDNGGHARADGESRPVVWRFAAPAGGWGATR; from the coding sequence CTGATGCGGCGACTGCTCGGCGTCGTGCTGTTTTCGGCTCTGACGCCGGTGCTGGCGGATACCCCGCCACTCGAGGAACTCAAGCTGCTCAGCGAGCACCCGGTCGCCGGCATGGAGTCGGGCAATCTGTCCGGCCTTGCCTGGTGCGGCGATGCGTTGTGGGCCGTGTCCGATCGTGACGATGATCGCCTCTATCGTCTCGACTCGTCCGCGCGGATCTGGCAGGCCGAGGCCGAGCGTTTCGTGGCGCCGCCGGCACCCGTGATGCCGCTGCCCTGGGGCCTGCGCATGCGCGCCTGGGTGTCCGGCCTGGTGCGCGGTGGTCATCTGGATTTCGAAGGTATCGCCTGCGACGCCAAGGGCAATCGCTACCTGGTCAGCGAAAGTCATGCCGCAGTACTGCAGGTGCCGCCCGCCGCCGATGCGCAGTGGCTGGCATTGCCCGAGGGCATGGTGCGCCAGGCACGGGCCAGCGGCATGCTGCTGCACTTCAACTCGCAGTTCGAGGGCATCGCCGTCGATCCGGCTGGTGAGCGCCTGTGGCTGGCCGCCGAGAAAGAGCGGCGTGGCCTGGTGGTGGTGCATCACCGTCGTGCCACCTGGCGCTGCGAAGGGGGATGCGTGCTGCTCAGCGAGGGCGGCCAGGAGGCTTCGCCCGACGCCCTGGGCGGCGCACCGGCTCCCGTCGACTTCTCCGGCCTGGCCTTTCACGAGGAAAAACTCTTTACCCTGGAGCGACAGGCCCACCGTATCTGCCGCCGCACACCGGCGAGCGGTGACGCCGAGCGCTGCTGGTCGTTCGCCGCGGATGCGCTGACCGACGAACGTCGCTATCCGGTCAGCTACGGCGTTGCCGAGGCGCTGTCGGTGGATGCGGAAGGTGCCTGGATCGGTCTCGACAACGGTGGCCACGCCCGTGCGGACGGCGAGAGTCGGCCGGTGGTCTGGCGTTTCGCGGCGCCTGCCGGTGGCTGGGGTGCGACGCGGTGA
- the parE gene encoding DNA topoisomerase IV subunit B produces the protein MAQQNAYNADAIEVLSGLDPVRKRPGMYTDTSRPNHLAQEVIDNSVDEALAGHAKSIQVILHEDNSLEVSDDGRGMPVDIHPEEGVPGVELILTKLHAGGKFSNKNYQFSGGLHGVGISVVNALSTRVEVRVKRDGNEYSMAFADGFKASDLEVIGTVGKRNTGTSVHFWPDGKYFDSHKFSVSRLKHVLKAKAVLCPGLAVSFHDKASGELVEWLYEDGLRSYLVDAVSEYERLPNEPFCGSLAGNKEAVDWALLWLPEGGDSVQESYVNLIPTAQGGTHVNGLRQGLLDAMREFCEFRNLLPRGVKLAPEDVWERIAFVLSMKMQDAQFSGQTKERLSSREAAAFVSGVVKDAFSLWLNAHPEFGQQLAELAISNASRRLKAGKKVERKKITQGPALPGKLADCAGQNPMRCELFLVEGDSAGGSAKQARDKEFQAILPLRGKILNTWEVDGGEVLASQEVHNIAVAVGLDPGSSDLSQLRYGKICILADADSDGLHIATLLCALFVQHFRPLVDAGHVYVAMPPLYRIDLGKEIYYALDEPERDGILDRLVAEKKRGKPQVTRFKGLGEMNPPQLRETTMDPNTRRLVQLTLDDYDGTREVMDMLLAKKRAGDRKSWLESKGNLAEVLL, from the coding sequence ATGGCCCAGCAAAACGCCTACAACGCAGATGCCATCGAAGTCCTTTCCGGCCTTGATCCGGTACGCAAGCGGCCGGGGATGTACACCGACACCAGCCGCCCCAACCACCTGGCCCAGGAAGTCATCGACAACAGCGTCGACGAAGCCCTCGCGGGGCACGCCAAATCCATCCAGGTGATCCTCCACGAGGACAATTCCCTGGAGGTCAGTGACGACGGCCGCGGCATGCCGGTGGACATCCATCCGGAAGAGGGCGTGCCTGGGGTCGAGCTGATCCTCACCAAGCTGCACGCTGGTGGCAAGTTCTCCAACAAGAACTACCAGTTCTCCGGCGGTCTGCATGGCGTGGGTATCTCGGTGGTCAACGCCCTGTCGACCCGGGTCGAAGTACGGGTCAAGCGCGACGGCAACGAGTACTCCATGGCGTTCGCCGATGGTTTCAAGGCCAGCGATCTGGAAGTGATCGGTACGGTCGGCAAGCGCAACACCGGCACCAGTGTGCATTTCTGGCCGGATGGCAAGTATTTCGATTCCCACAAGTTCTCGGTCAGCCGCCTCAAACACGTGCTCAAGGCCAAGGCCGTGCTGTGCCCCGGCCTGGCGGTGAGCTTCCATGACAAGGCCAGCGGCGAGCTGGTCGAGTGGCTCTACGAAGACGGCCTGCGCTCCTACCTGGTCGATGCGGTCAGCGAATACGAACGCCTGCCCAACGAACCCTTCTGCGGCAGCCTGGCCGGCAACAAGGAGGCCGTGGACTGGGCGCTGCTGTGGCTGCCGGAAGGCGGCGATTCGGTGCAGGAAAGCTACGTCAACCTGATTCCCACTGCCCAGGGCGGTACCCACGTCAACGGACTGCGCCAGGGCCTGCTGGACGCCATGCGTGAATTCTGCGAGTTCCGCAACCTGCTGCCCCGTGGAGTCAAGCTGGCCCCGGAAGACGTCTGGGAGCGGATCGCGTTCGTCCTGTCGATGAAGATGCAGGACGCCCAGTTCTCCGGGCAGACCAAGGAGCGCCTGTCTTCCCGTGAGGCGGCCGCATTCGTCTCCGGCGTGGTCAAGGATGCTTTCAGCCTGTGGCTCAACGCCCATCCGGAGTTCGGCCAGCAGTTGGCCGAACTGGCCATCAGCAATGCCAGCCGCCGCCTCAAGGCGGGCAAGAAAGTCGAACGCAAGAAGATCACCCAAGGCCCGGCGCTGCCCGGCAAGCTGGCCGATTGCGCTGGCCAGAATCCGATGCGCTGCGAGCTGTTCCTGGTCGAGGGTGACTCCGCCGGTGGCTCCGCCAAACAGGCGCGGGACAAGGAGTTCCAGGCGATCCTGCCGCTGCGCGGGAAGATCCTCAATACCTGGGAAGTGGACGGCGGTGAAGTGCTGGCCAGCCAGGAAGTGCACAACATCGCCGTGGCCGTCGGCCTCGACCCCGGCTCCAGCGATCTGAGCCAGTTGCGTTACGGCAAGATCTGCATCCTCGCCGACGCCGACTCCGACGGCCTGCACATCGCCACGCTGCTCTGTGCGCTGTTCGTGCAGCATTTCCGCCCGTTGGTGGACGCCGGGCACGTGTACGTGGCCATGCCGCCGCTGTATCGCATCGACCTGGGCAAGGAAATCTACTACGCCCTGGATGAGCCTGAGCGTGACGGCATCCTCGACCGCCTGGTGGCCGAGAAGAAACGCGGCAAGCCGCAGGTGACCCGCTTCAAGGGTCTTGGCGAAATGAACCCGCCGCAACTGCGCGAAACCACCATGGACCCCAACACCCGGCGCCTGGTGCAACTCACCCTCGACGACTACGACGGGACTCGCGAGGTCATGGACATGCTGCTGGCGAAAAAGCGTGCTGGCGACCGCAAATCCTGGCTGGAGTCCAAGGGCAACCTGGCGGAGGTGCTGCTCTGA
- a CDS encoding YqiA/YcfP family alpha/beta fold hydrolase, producing MTTSILYIHGLNSSPASTKASQLIAAMTAMGLQAQLRVPALHHHPRQAIAELEALIAELGRPVLVGSSLGGYYATHLAERHGLKALLINPAVCPHRLFDGYLGPQRNHYSGETWDLTADHVTALAELETPPPTDPARYQVWLQTADETLDYRHAQAYYRHCALRIEAGGDHGFQGFAERLPMLFAFAGIAPVS from the coding sequence ATGACTACCAGCATTCTTTATATCCATGGGCTCAACAGCTCGCCGGCTTCCACCAAGGCCAGCCAGTTGATCGCTGCCATGACCGCCATGGGGCTGCAGGCGCAACTGCGCGTTCCGGCCCTGCATCATCATCCACGCCAGGCCATCGCCGAGCTCGAGGCGCTGATTGCCGAGCTCGGTCGCCCCGTGCTGGTCGGCAGCTCTTTGGGCGGCTACTATGCGACCCACCTGGCCGAACGGCATGGCCTCAAGGCGCTGTTGATCAACCCTGCGGTGTGCCCGCACCGGCTGTTCGACGGCTACCTCGGCCCGCAACGTAACCATTACAGTGGCGAAACGTGGGATCTGACTGCCGATCACGTGACGGCACTGGCGGAGCTCGAAACGCCCCCGCCCACTGATCCGGCCCGTTATCAGGTATGGCTGCAGACTGCCGATGAAACCCTCGATTACCGGCACGCCCAGGCGTATTACCGGCATTGCGCCCTGCGCATCGAGGCTGGCGGCGACCATGGTTTTCAGGGCTTCGCCGAGCGCCTGCCCATGCTGTTTGCCTTCGCCGGCATCGCGCCCGTGTCCTGA
- the cpdA gene encoding 3',5'-cyclic-AMP phosphodiesterase — protein sequence MSSASVSTPADSSVLLVQLTDSHLFAAADGKLLGMDTADSLRLVVDLVLQEQSNIDMILATGDLSQDGSPASYARFVELSAALNAPARWIPGNHDEIPAMKAACVGTDLLEPVVDIGNWRLVMLDSSIPGAVPGYLQDPQLALLERALSEAPDRHHLICLHHHPVDIGCQWMAPIGLRNPEALFAVLDRFPQTRAVLWGHVHQTIDEMRGKVRLLASPSTCVQFTPGSEEFQVDSTAPGYRWLRLYDDGRLETEVSRVSGMVFEPDYSVGGY from the coding sequence TTGTCGAGTGCGTCCGTGTCCACCCCCGCCGATTCTTCGGTACTGCTCGTGCAGCTTACCGATAGTCACCTGTTTGCCGCCGCGGACGGCAAGCTGCTGGGCATGGATACCGCCGACAGCCTGCGCCTGGTGGTCGATCTGGTGCTTCAGGAACAGTCGAACATCGACATGATCCTGGCGACTGGCGATCTGTCTCAGGACGGCAGCCCTGCCTCTTATGCGCGCTTTGTCGAGCTGAGCGCCGCGCTGAATGCCCCGGCTCGCTGGATCCCCGGCAACCACGACGAGATCCCGGCCATGAAGGCGGCCTGCGTGGGCACCGACCTGCTCGAGCCTGTCGTGGATATCGGCAACTGGCGGTTGGTCATGCTCGACTCCTCGATCCCCGGTGCTGTGCCCGGTTACCTGCAGGATCCGCAACTGGCGCTGCTCGAACGGGCGCTGAGCGAGGCCCCCGATCGCCACCATCTGATCTGCCTGCATCACCATCCGGTGGACATCGGCTGCCAATGGATGGCGCCGATAGGCTTGCGCAATCCCGAGGCGCTGTTCGCTGTGCTGGACCGTTTTCCGCAAACGCGGGCGGTCCTCTGGGGGCACGTCCATCAAACCATCGACGAGATGCGTGGCAAGGTACGCCTGCTTGCCTCGCCATCGACCTGCGTACAGTTCACACCCGGCAGCGAAGAGTTTCAGGTCGACAGCACGGCGCCCGGCTACCGCTGGCTGCGCCTGTACGATGACGGTCGTCTGGAAACCGAGGTGTCGCGGGTCAGCGGGATGGTTTTCGAGCCCGACTACAGTGTCGGCGGTTACTGA
- a CDS encoding DUF1249 domain-containing protein — protein sequence MGVNLLRERYRVDLIELQAACEANYARLMRLLPGMREAHAARRVALSQGERQLGVLALEVVECCPYTSTVQVRQEHSLPWLPVPQLEVRVYHDARMAEVTGAQSARRFRGIYPYPNAAMHQPDEKTQLNVFLGEWLSHCLACGHETEPLL from the coding sequence ATGGGGGTAAATCTGCTGCGTGAGCGCTACCGGGTCGATCTGATCGAACTGCAGGCTGCTTGCGAGGCCAATTACGCGCGGCTCATGCGTTTGCTGCCCGGCATGCGCGAAGCTCACGCTGCCCGCCGTGTGGCGCTCAGCCAGGGTGAACGGCAGCTTGGCGTGCTGGCGCTGGAAGTGGTGGAGTGCTGCCCGTACACCTCCACCGTCCAGGTACGTCAGGAGCACAGCCTGCCGTGGCTGCCCGTGCCGCAGTTGGAGGTGCGTGTCTATCACGATGCGCGCATGGCAGAGGTCACCGGTGCCCAGAGTGCACGGCGCTTTCGCGGCATCTATCCTTATCCCAATGCCGCCATGCACCAGCCGGACGAGAAAACCCAGCTCAACGTGTTCCTCGGCGAATGGCTGAGTCACTGCCTGGCATGTGGGCACGAAACCGAACCTTTGCTGTGA
- a CDS encoding NUDIX domain-containing protein, with protein sequence MTETFTPGPDAVEIIEREECFRGFYRLDRFHLRHQQFSGEMGPVLRRELFIRHDAVCVLPYDAVTDSVVLVEQFRVGAMHKAANPWLVELVAGLIDKNEEPDEVALREAEEEAGLTLTSLWPITRYFPSPGGSDEFVHLFLGRCDSAGVGGIHGLEEEGEDIRVQVWPFEDALQAVKDGQINNAASIIALQWLALNRAEVRGLWG encoded by the coding sequence ATGACCGAAACCTTTACCCCCGGCCCGGATGCGGTGGAAATCATCGAACGTGAAGAATGCTTCCGCGGTTTCTACCGTCTGGATCGCTTTCACTTGCGCCACCAGCAGTTTTCCGGCGAGATGGGGCCAGTGCTCCGCCGTGAACTGTTCATCCGCCACGATGCCGTGTGCGTGCTGCCCTACGATGCGGTGACCGACAGCGTAGTGCTGGTCGAGCAGTTCCGGGTCGGTGCCATGCACAAGGCCGCCAACCCCTGGCTGGTCGAACTGGTAGCCGGGCTGATCGACAAGAACGAGGAGCCCGACGAAGTCGCGCTGCGTGAAGCCGAGGAAGAGGCCGGGCTGACGCTGACCTCGCTGTGGCCGATAACGCGCTATTTCCCGTCGCCGGGCGGCTCCGACGAATTCGTGCACCTGTTCCTCGGTCGCTGCGACAGCGCCGGTGTGGGCGGCATACACGGCCTCGAGGAAGAGGGCGAGGACATTCGCGTGCAGGTCTGGCCTTTCGAGGATGCCTTGCAGGCGGTCAAGGATGGGCAGATCAACAACGCGGCGAGCATCATCGCCTTGCAATGGCTGGCGCTCAATCGCGCCGAGGTAAGGGGCCTATGGGGGTAA
- a CDS encoding RsiV family protein has product MKTSSIARLGAILSLGLLLGACQSLSGPDTPAALATSNERWEHKAPGCAAQDCPLVNIELQRVTDHPELNARIESTLLGLVGTATGARPQSLADHEREFLANGKPGWVSYLQDKVISQHDRLVVIELSSYHFIGGAHGVPGRTYLNYDRELNKVLSLQDFIVPGEEAAFWQVAQRAHQAWLIAQGHGDDVEFRKTWPFERTANIALNPDAVMLKYDVARLAPYSDGHPEIKIPYSQLQGILRPAYMPGAAAR; this is encoded by the coding sequence ATGAAAACATCCTCCATTGCCCGCCTCGGCGCCATCCTCAGCCTGGGCCTGCTGCTCGGCGCCTGCCAGAGCCTGTCCGGGCCGGACACGCCAGCCGCCCTCGCCACCAGCAACGAGCGCTGGGAGCACAAGGCACCGGGTTGCGCCGCCCAGGACTGCCCGCTGGTCAACATCGAGCTGCAGCGGGTAACCGACCACCCCGAGCTCAATGCACGGATCGAGTCGACTCTGCTTGGCCTGGTGGGCACCGCCACCGGCGCCAGACCGCAATCGCTGGCCGATCATGAACGTGAGTTTCTCGCCAACGGCAAACCTGGCTGGGTCAGCTATCTGCAGGACAAGGTCATCAGCCAGCATGACCGCCTGGTGGTGATCGAACTGTCCAGCTACCACTTCATCGGTGGTGCCCATGGCGTTCCGGGTCGTACCTACCTGAACTATGACCGTGAGCTGAACAAGGTGCTGAGCCTGCAGGACTTCATCGTCCCTGGCGAAGAGGCCGCGTTCTGGCAGGTCGCCCAGCGCGCTCACCAGGCCTGGCTGATCGCCCAAGGGCACGGCGACGATGTGGAATTCCGCAAGACTTGGCCCTTCGAGCGCACGGCGAATATCGCCCTCAACCCCGACGCGGTGATGCTCAAGTACGATGTCGCCCGCCTGGCGCCCTACTCCGACGGCCACCCCGAGATCAAGATCCCTTACAGCCAGCTGCAGGGGATCCTGCGCCCGGCCTACATGCCCGGCGCCGCGGCACGCTGA